In Streptomyces sp. NBC_00569, a single genomic region encodes these proteins:
- a CDS encoding 2-aminoethylphosphonate ABC transporter permease subunit, producing the protein MASATLSAPVSKSVNSRKGMPKWVWALPPVAVLALVFLYPLALVVQQSVQPDTGGTSLEPYADVFASSAFREALGTTVWLALGATVGCLVLGFALALVIAFVPFPGGKAVAKFIDVFLSFPSFLITLALLFVYGSVGMANGLWTDVTGAASGPFQFLTTPWGVLLAEITYFTPFVMRPLLAAFSQIETAQLEVASSLGAKPARIVRQVILPEALPALAAGGSLVLVMCLNEFGIVLFTGAKGVTTLPMLVYSKAILESDYPGACVVAVVNVLISVGLYGLYRVVSRRAGA; encoded by the coding sequence ATGGCTAGCGCCACGCTGAGCGCGCCGGTGAGCAAGTCGGTGAACTCCCGCAAGGGGATGCCGAAGTGGGTGTGGGCGCTGCCGCCTGTCGCCGTACTCGCCCTCGTGTTCCTCTACCCGCTCGCCCTCGTCGTGCAGCAGTCCGTGCAGCCCGACACCGGCGGCACCTCGCTCGAGCCGTACGCCGACGTCTTCGCCTCGTCCGCGTTCCGGGAGGCCCTCGGGACGACGGTGTGGCTGGCGCTGGGGGCGACCGTCGGATGCCTGGTGCTCGGGTTCGCGCTCGCGCTCGTCATCGCGTTCGTCCCGTTCCCCGGCGGTAAGGCCGTCGCCAAGTTCATCGACGTGTTCCTCTCCTTCCCGTCCTTCCTGATCACCCTCGCGCTGCTCTTCGTCTACGGATCCGTGGGCATGGCCAACGGACTGTGGACGGACGTCACGGGTGCCGCCTCCGGGCCCTTCCAGTTCCTGACCACCCCGTGGGGCGTGCTCCTCGCCGAGATCACGTACTTCACGCCGTTCGTGATGCGGCCGCTGCTCGCCGCGTTCTCGCAGATCGAGACCGCGCAGCTGGAGGTGGCGTCCTCCCTGGGCGCGAAGCCCGCCCGCATCGTGCGGCAGGTCATCCTGCCCGAGGCGCTGCCCGCGCTCGCCGCCGGCGGCAGCCTCGTCCTCGTCATGTGCCTCAACGAGTTCGGGATCGTGCTCTTCACCGGCGCCAAGGGCGTCACCACGCTCCCGATGCTCGTGTACAGCAAGGCGATCCTCGAGTCCGACTACCCGGGCGCGTGCGTGGTCGCCGTCGTCAACGTCCTGATCTCCGTGGGCCTCTACGGCCTCTACCGGGTGGTGAGCCGCCGTGCTGGTGCATAG
- a CDS encoding ABC transporter permease produces the protein MLVHSRKGRWTIWVLFFALFLPLFALPLLVVVAASFATSWSSALPTGFTGGHYEAATSGASLQALTTSLVTAVSAGFLALLIGTWAALAAAALKKGGRRVLDALFMLPVAVPSVVVGLAVLVAFSKPPMVLNGTRWIVILAHTILVTAFAYQSVSAAIVRLDPAYEQAAASLGARPSYVLWKVKLPLLLPSLNAAAGLCFALSMGELSATMMLYPPDWMPLPVQIYAITDRGSLFTGSALSVILMATTLLVLLLVSRIRTKASYR, from the coding sequence GTGCTGGTGCATAGCCGTAAGGGCAGGTGGACCATCTGGGTCCTCTTCTTCGCCCTCTTCCTGCCGCTGTTCGCGCTGCCGCTGCTCGTCGTCGTCGCCGCGTCGTTCGCCACGAGCTGGTCGAGCGCCCTTCCGACCGGATTCACCGGCGGTCACTACGAGGCCGCCACCAGCGGCGCGTCCCTCCAGGCGCTCACGACCAGCCTGGTCACCGCCGTCAGCGCCGGCTTCCTCGCTCTCCTGATCGGCACGTGGGCCGCGCTCGCGGCGGCCGCGCTCAAGAAGGGCGGCCGCAGGGTGCTCGACGCCCTGTTCATGCTGCCGGTCGCGGTACCGTCCGTCGTGGTCGGCCTCGCCGTGCTCGTCGCGTTCTCCAAGCCGCCGATGGTGCTCAACGGCACGCGCTGGATCGTCATCCTGGCGCACACGATTCTTGTGACGGCGTTCGCCTATCAGTCGGTTTCGGCCGCGATCGTACGACTCGACCCCGCGTACGAACAGGCCGCCGCGTCGCTCGGCGCCCGTCCCTCGTACGTCCTGTGGAAGGTGAAGCTGCCCCTCCTGCTGCCGTCGCTGAACGCGGCCGCGGGACTCTGCTTCGCCCTGTCCATGGGCGAGCTGAGCGCCACGATGATGCTCTACCCGCCGGACTGGATGCCGCTGCCCGTGCAGATCTACGCGATCACCGACCGCGGCTCCCTGTTCACCGGATCGGCGCTCTCCGTGATCCTCATGGCGACGACGCTGCTCGTCCTGCTGCTCGTCTCGCGGATCCGCACCAAAGCCTCCTACCGCTAG
- a CDS encoding 2-aminoethylphosphonate ABC transporter substrate-binding protein, with product MRRNTLKPIAAVTGSIALAATLSACGGNSAASDEKTVTVYSADGLKGENGDGWYDQVFKDFTKKTGIKVEYVEGGSGEMVQRAAREKSNTQADVIVTLPPFIQQADGKGLLQKYTPQGADQVDGADKAADGTWTSVVNNYFGFVYNKKDLKTAPTTWDELLDGKYKNKLQYSTPGVAGDGTAVVVKAMHDFGGKKPAMDYLKKLQANNVGPSASTGKLAPKVDKGELLVANGDVQMSFAQAKTMPNLGIWFPEKAGGKPTSFALPYAGGLVKNAPHGENGKKLLDFMLSAKAQQQVSSIGGGFSSRKDIKATDENAIALAKVMDGVEIFEPDWNDIDKNLQMYVEDWKSATGS from the coding sequence ATGCGCAGAAACACGCTCAAGCCGATCGCCGCCGTCACCGGAAGCATCGCCCTCGCCGCCACCCTCTCCGCCTGCGGCGGCAACTCCGCCGCCTCCGACGAGAAGACCGTCACCGTCTACAGCGCGGACGGCCTCAAGGGCGAGAACGGCGACGGCTGGTACGACCAGGTCTTCAAGGACTTCACCAAGAAGACCGGCATCAAGGTCGAGTACGTCGAGGGCGGCTCCGGCGAGATGGTGCAGCGCGCCGCCCGCGAGAAGTCCAACACCCAGGCCGACGTCATCGTGACGCTCCCGCCGTTCATCCAGCAGGCCGACGGCAAGGGCCTCCTGCAGAAGTACACGCCCCAGGGCGCCGACCAGGTCGACGGGGCCGACAAGGCCGCCGACGGCACCTGGACCTCCGTCGTCAACAACTACTTCGGCTTCGTCTACAACAAGAAAGACCTGAAGACGGCGCCCACCACGTGGGACGAGCTCCTCGACGGCAAGTACAAGAACAAGCTCCAGTACTCCACGCCCGGCGTCGCCGGCGACGGCACCGCCGTCGTCGTCAAGGCCATGCACGACTTCGGCGGCAAGAAGCCCGCCATGGACTACCTGAAGAAGCTCCAGGCCAACAACGTCGGCCCGTCCGCCTCCACCGGCAAGCTCGCCCCCAAGGTCGACAAGGGTGAACTCCTCGTCGCCAACGGCGATGTGCAGATGAGCTTCGCGCAGGCCAAGACCATGCCGAACCTCGGCATCTGGTTCCCGGAGAAGGCCGGCGGCAAGCCGACCTCGTTCGCCCTGCCCTACGCCGGCGGCCTCGTGAAGAACGCCCCGCACGGCGAGAACGGCAAGAAGCTCCTCGACTTCATGCTGTCCGCCAAGGCGCAGCAGCAGGTCAGCTCCATCGGCGGCGGCTTCTCCTCGCGCAAGGACATCAAGGCGACGGACGAGAACGCCATCGCCCTCGCCAAGGTGATGGACGGCGTCGAGATCTTCGAGCCCGACTGGAACGACATCGACAAGAACCTCCAGATGTACGTGGAGGACTGGAAGTCGGCGACCGGCAGCTGA
- a CDS encoding HAD-IIA family hydrolase, with protein sequence MAERKPIESWLTDMDGVLIHEGVPIPGADAFVKKLRESGKPFLVLTNNSIYTARDLQARLTRMGLEVPVENIWTSALATAKFLDDQRPGGTAYVIGEAGLTTALHDIGYVLTDHDPDYVVLGETRTYSFEAMTKAVRLINNGARFICTNPDETGPSTEGPLPATGAVAALITKATGKQPYFAGKPNPLMMRTGLNAIGAHSESSAMIGDRMDTDVLAGLEAGMKTFLVLTGLTGKADIDRYPFRPSEVVNSIADLVELV encoded by the coding sequence ATGGCAGAGCGCAAGCCCATCGAATCGTGGCTCACCGACATGGACGGTGTGCTCATCCACGAGGGCGTGCCGATCCCCGGCGCCGATGCCTTCGTCAAGAAGCTCCGCGAGTCGGGCAAGCCCTTCCTGGTGCTGACGAACAACTCGATCTACACCGCCCGCGACCTCCAGGCCCGGCTGACCCGCATGGGCCTGGAGGTGCCGGTCGAGAACATCTGGACGTCGGCCCTGGCCACCGCCAAGTTCCTCGACGACCAGCGCCCCGGCGGCACGGCGTACGTCATAGGCGAGGCCGGCCTGACGACGGCGCTGCACGACATCGGGTACGTCCTCACCGACCACGACCCCGATTACGTGGTGCTCGGCGAGACGCGCACCTACTCGTTCGAGGCCATGACGAAGGCCGTCCGTCTGATCAACAACGGCGCCCGCTTCATCTGCACCAACCCGGACGAGACCGGCCCCTCCACCGAGGGCCCGCTGCCCGCCACCGGCGCCGTCGCCGCGCTGATCACCAAGGCGACCGGCAAGCAGCCGTACTTCGCGGGCAAGCCGAACCCGCTGATGATGCGCACCGGCCTGAACGCGATCGGGGCGCACTCGGAGAGCAGCGCCATGATCGGCGACCGCATGGACACCGACGTCCTGGCGGGTCTCGAGGCCGGGATGAAGACCTTCCTCGTCCTGACGGGGCTCACGGGCAAGGCAGACATCGACCGCTATCCCTTCCGGCCGTCCGAGGTCGTCAATTCCATCGCTGACCTGGTCGAACTCGTCTGA
- a CDS encoding class F sortase, with product MADGERPHGNGRLVTGVAWAVLLLGLWLWGRGVTDIHGLSAPTTGDAAAVGRPLGVELPPAHKPMAGAEPQRVDVSALKIEAPVKARGLDGSGAIDPPPFSQAGVVGWYGGGVKPGERGTALLVGHVDTDTRPAVFYRLSSAKPGDKVRVARDDGSVAEFTVDDVQVFSRDRFDAQKAYGQRQSDRAELRLITCGGSFDRVSHTYTANVVVSAYLTGVPDAPAR from the coding sequence ATGGCTGACGGAGAACGACCGCACGGCAATGGGCGGCTCGTGACCGGAGTGGCCTGGGCCGTACTGCTGCTCGGTCTGTGGCTGTGGGGCCGCGGAGTCACCGATATCCATGGCCTGTCCGCGCCCACGACCGGCGACGCGGCCGCTGTCGGACGGCCGCTCGGCGTCGAACTGCCGCCCGCGCACAAGCCGATGGCCGGCGCGGAGCCCCAGCGCGTCGATGTCTCCGCACTGAAGATCGAGGCGCCGGTGAAGGCCCGCGGCCTCGACGGCAGCGGCGCGATCGACCCGCCGCCGTTCTCGCAGGCGGGTGTCGTCGGCTGGTACGGCGGCGGCGTGAAGCCGGGCGAGCGCGGCACGGCCCTCCTCGTCGGGCACGTCGACACGGACACCAGGCCCGCCGTGTTCTACCGCCTCAGCTCGGCCAAGCCGGGCGACAAGGTGCGGGTCGCACGGGACGACGGCTCCGTCGCCGAGTTCACCGTCGACGACGTGCAGGTCTTCAGCCGCGACCGGTTCGACGCGCAAAAGGCGTACGGCCAGCGGCAGTCCGACCGGGCCGAGCTACGGCTGATCACGTGCGGCGGCTCCTTCGACCGGGTGTCGCACACCTACACCGCCAACGTCGTCGTGTCCGCGTACCTCACCGGTGTGCCCGACGCGCCCGCGCGCTGA
- a CDS encoding glycoside hydrolase family 6 protein translates to MYRKDAGRVRGVGAWGVRAGAAAVGAALLVSGCSSGDGKDKNGSPSPVKQQPKGSDPYWVNPDGSAAKQVAAYEKAGKTDDAEQIRKIAEQPSGEWILPENAEDQARGYTEAADKADRDALLVLYNIPHRDCGQFSKGGAADGNQYRAFIDSVAKGIGDRRATVILEPDAVQHMVDNCTPEEFHEERYDLLKGAVGTLKSLKNTTVYLDAGNAGWGKPDQIFQPLQWSGIDQADGFSVNVSNFYTTADSVKYGKELSAKVGNKPFVIDTSRNGNGPYTGGDPDQRWCNPPGRALGEEPGTKTGDPLVKAYLWVKRPGESDGDCKGGPKAGAWWPQYAIGLAKATK, encoded by the coding sequence ATGTACCGCAAGGACGCAGGCCGCGTACGCGGTGTCGGCGCCTGGGGGGTGAGGGCGGGAGCGGCGGCCGTGGGGGCGGCGCTGCTGGTGTCCGGATGTTCCTCCGGGGACGGCAAGGACAAGAACGGCTCACCGTCACCCGTGAAGCAGCAGCCGAAGGGATCCGACCCGTACTGGGTCAATCCGGACGGCAGTGCCGCCAAGCAGGTCGCCGCCTACGAGAAGGCCGGCAAGACCGACGACGCCGAGCAGATCCGGAAGATAGCCGAGCAGCCGAGCGGCGAGTGGATCCTCCCGGAGAACGCGGAGGACCAGGCCCGGGGCTACACCGAGGCCGCCGACAAGGCCGACCGGGACGCCCTGCTCGTGCTCTACAACATCCCGCACCGCGACTGCGGCCAGTTCTCCAAGGGCGGCGCGGCCGACGGGAACCAGTACCGGGCGTTCATCGACAGCGTTGCCAAGGGCATCGGTGACCGGCGCGCGACGGTGATCCTGGAGCCGGACGCCGTGCAGCACATGGTGGACAACTGCACGCCGGAGGAGTTCCACGAGGAGCGTTACGACCTCCTCAAGGGTGCTGTCGGCACGCTCAAGTCGCTGAAGAACACGACGGTTTACCTCGACGCGGGCAACGCCGGCTGGGGCAAGCCCGACCAGATCTTCCAGCCGCTCCAGTGGTCCGGCATCGACCAGGCCGACGGCTTCTCGGTCAACGTGTCGAACTTCTACACCACCGCTGACTCCGTGAAGTACGGCAAGGAGCTCTCGGCGAAGGTCGGCAACAAGCCGTTCGTCATCGACACCAGCCGCAACGGGAACGGGCCCTACACGGGTGGCGACCCCGACCAGCGCTGGTGCAACCCGCCCGGACGGGCGCTGGGCGAGGAGCCCGGCACCAAGACGGGCGACCCCTTGGTCAAGGCGTACCTGTGGGTCAAGCGGCCCGGAGAGTCGGACGGCGACTGCAAGGGCGGCCCGAAGGCGGGGGCCTGGTGGCCGCAGTACGCGATCGGTCTTGCCAAGGCCACCAAGTAG
- a CDS encoding kelch motif-containing protein encodes MKDGASRRRARRIAIGSVVVLALAGMNGPWLYRFGSAKYHEYKINRPEYKAENGKWDIVEFPEEYRQNTIHAALLHTGKILLVAGSGNNQDNFDAKKFDTRLWDPVKGTIKKIPTPSDLFCTGHTQLANGNLLIAGGTKSYEKLKGDVTKAGGLMIVHNEDPDEPKTIPQGSRFTGKENGKTFVTSENITVERAKKVFDPKTGAFLRNDPGIRRVYVEAQKSGTKYETGTQDNYRVQGLKGADARNVYGIAQKLALDKKDFQGIRDSYEFDPVAEKYIKVDPMNEARWYPTLTTLSDGRVLSVSGLDDIGQLVPGKNETYDPKTRKWTYTKGIRQFPTYPALFQMEDGKIFYSGANAGYGPDNVGRTPGIWDLATNKFQKIPGLSDPKLMETAGTVELPPAQDQRYMVVGGGGVGESKESSRKTRIVDLKAKDPKFVDGPELEKGTRYPQSSTLPDDTVLVSGGSEDYRGRGDSNIHQARLYDVKTNTFKRVADPLVGRNYHSGSILLPDGRVMFFGSDSLYADKANTKPGVFEQRIEIYTPPYLYQDSRPTLSGGTKTVARGGSATYSSDHATAIRTARLIRPSASTHVTDVDQTSIALDLKKSKDSVTVTIPNNRSLVESGWYMLFVTDDQGTPSKAQWVHVP; translated from the coding sequence GTGAAAGACGGTGCCAGCCGCCGCCGTGCCCGACGCATAGCCATCGGCTCGGTGGTGGTGCTAGCGCTTGCCGGGATGAACGGTCCGTGGCTCTACCGGTTCGGTTCGGCGAAGTACCACGAGTACAAGATCAACAGACCCGAGTACAAGGCCGAGAACGGCAAGTGGGACATCGTCGAGTTCCCCGAGGAGTACCGGCAGAACACGATCCACGCCGCCCTGCTGCACACGGGCAAGATCCTGCTCGTGGCCGGGTCCGGGAACAACCAGGACAACTTCGACGCGAAGAAGTTCGACACCCGGCTGTGGGACCCGGTGAAGGGGACGATCAAGAAGATCCCCACACCCAGCGACCTGTTCTGCACGGGCCACACGCAGCTGGCCAACGGCAATCTGCTCATCGCCGGCGGCACCAAGAGCTACGAGAAGCTCAAGGGGGACGTCACCAAGGCCGGCGGCCTGATGATCGTCCACAACGAGGACCCGGACGAGCCGAAGACGATTCCCCAGGGTTCCAGGTTCACCGGCAAGGAGAACGGCAAGACCTTCGTCACCAGCGAGAACATCACCGTCGAGCGGGCGAAGAAGGTCTTCGACCCCAAGACGGGCGCCTTCCTGCGCAACGACCCGGGCATCCGCCGGGTCTACGTCGAGGCGCAGAAGAGCGGCACGAAGTACGAGACGGGCACGCAGGACAACTACCGCGTGCAGGGCCTCAAGGGCGCCGACGCGCGCAACGTCTACGGCATCGCGCAGAAGCTCGCCCTGGACAAGAAGGACTTCCAGGGGATCAGGGACAGCTACGAGTTCGACCCGGTCGCCGAGAAGTACATCAAGGTCGACCCGATGAACGAGGCCCGCTGGTACCCCACGCTGACCACACTCTCGGACGGCAGGGTCCTCTCGGTCTCCGGGCTCGACGACATCGGTCAGCTCGTCCCGGGCAAGAACGAGACGTACGACCCGAAGACCAGGAAGTGGACATACACCAAGGGGATCCGCCAGTTCCCGACGTACCCGGCCCTCTTCCAGATGGAGGACGGGAAGATCTTCTACTCGGGCGCCAACGCGGGCTACGGGCCCGACAACGTCGGCCGCACGCCCGGCATCTGGGACCTCGCGACCAACAAGTTCCAGAAGATTCCCGGGCTGAGCGACCCGAAGCTGATGGAGACCGCCGGCACGGTGGAGCTGCCGCCCGCGCAGGACCAGCGCTACATGGTGGTCGGCGGCGGCGGGGTCGGCGAGTCCAAGGAGTCGAGCCGCAAGACACGGATCGTCGACCTCAAGGCGAAGGACCCGAAGTTCGTCGACGGTCCCGAGCTGGAGAAGGGCACGCGCTACCCGCAGTCCTCCACGCTCCCCGACGACACGGTCCTGGTGTCCGGCGGCTCCGAGGACTACCGCGGCCGCGGTGACTCGAACATCCACCAGGCGCGGCTGTACGACGTGAAGACCAACACGTTCAAGCGCGTCGCCGACCCGCTCGTCGGCCGCAACTACCACTCGGGCTCGATCCTGCTGCCCGACGGCCGCGTGATGTTCTTCGGCTCGGACTCGCTCTACGCCGACAAGGCGAACACCAAGCCCGGCGTCTTCGAGCAGCGCATCGAGATCTACACGCCGCCGTACCTGTACCAGGACTCGCGGCCCACGCTCAGCGGCGGCACGAAGACCGTCGCCCGCGGCGGCTCGGCGACGTACAGCTCGGACCACGCGACGGCGATCCGGACGGCACGGCTGATCAGGCCGAGCGCGTCCACACACGTCACGGACGTCGACCAGACGTCGATCGCCCTCGACCTGAAGAAGTCGAAGGACAGCGTCACGGTGACCATCCCGAACAACCGCAGCCTCGTCGAGTCGGGCTGGTACATGCTGTTCGTGACGGACGATCAGGGCACGCCCAGCAAGGCGCAGTGGGTGCACGTGCCGTAG
- a CDS encoding glycosyltransferase family 2 protein, translated as MTSTPPGARQNFDPSQTTQLRVPPHRTGGFRRIKKALPRYDYEHYSRLAGPLTQPEPGKPYKVQYRSLLSQEPHRLRAALMLGAAPLLSLVLLFWLLQPEHWTERDYPAYDFLPALDVVMLVSIGLIEFFRCMNVLSNAHATLVARDPIPVVPETGTRVAFLTSFVPGKEPIEMVTKTLEAAVKLRHRGLLHIWLLDEGDDPEVKAVCERLGVHHFSRKGVARWNQAKGPHRAKTKHGNYNAWLDAHGDDYDYFASVDTDHVPLPNYLERMLGFFRDPDVGFVIGPQVYGNYDNFVTKAAESQQFLFHALIQRAGNRYGAPMFVGTSNAVRIKTLKQIGGLYDSITEDMATGFEIHRAKNPATGRKWRSVYTPDVLAVGEGPSAWTDFFTQQMRWSRGTYETILKQYWKGWYSLPPSKLFNYTMMIIFYPMSALNWILAALSCALFLGLGASGVNIDPTIWLMLYGNASALQIGLYIWNRRHNVSPHEPEGSGGVAGMVMSALSAPLYAKALFDAVLRRKSKFVVTPKGDSASPDRWFGTFRYHWYFILVFAGSIAAGFVFGHSHPAMITWACFALLITALPMFAWRYMLRQDRKKPKPPAAETSGPPQQTPQPQPHGVPQQKPTWTAGGGNDKTMQISLGGRNK; from the coding sequence ATGACGTCGACGCCGCCAGGCGCCCGGCAGAACTTCGACCCGTCCCAGACCACCCAGCTGCGCGTGCCACCGCATCGGACCGGCGGCTTCCGGCGCATCAAGAAGGCCCTGCCGCGCTACGACTACGAGCACTACAGCCGGCTCGCGGGGCCGCTGACCCAGCCCGAACCCGGCAAGCCGTACAAGGTGCAGTACCGCTCGCTGCTCTCGCAGGAGCCGCACCGGCTGCGGGCCGCGCTGATGCTGGGCGCCGCACCGCTCCTGTCTCTCGTACTGCTCTTCTGGCTGCTCCAGCCCGAGCACTGGACGGAGCGGGACTACCCGGCGTACGACTTCCTGCCCGCGCTCGACGTCGTGATGCTGGTGTCGATCGGCCTGATCGAGTTCTTCCGCTGCATGAACGTGCTGTCGAACGCGCACGCCACGCTCGTCGCCCGTGACCCGATCCCGGTGGTGCCCGAGACCGGCACGAGAGTCGCCTTCCTGACCTCGTTCGTGCCCGGCAAGGAGCCGATCGAGATGGTGACGAAGACCCTGGAGGCGGCCGTGAAGCTGCGCCACCGGGGGCTGTTGCACATCTGGCTCCTCGACGAGGGCGACGACCCCGAGGTGAAGGCGGTCTGCGAGCGCCTCGGCGTGCACCACTTCTCCCGCAAGGGCGTCGCGAGGTGGAACCAGGCCAAGGGCCCGCACCGCGCCAAGACCAAGCACGGCAACTACAACGCCTGGCTGGACGCGCACGGCGACGACTACGACTACTTCGCCTCCGTCGACACCGACCATGTGCCGCTGCCCAACTACCTGGAGCGGATGCTCGGCTTCTTCCGCGACCCGGACGTCGGCTTCGTCATCGGCCCCCAGGTGTACGGCAACTACGACAACTTCGTCACCAAGGCCGCCGAGTCGCAGCAGTTCCTCTTCCACGCGCTGATCCAGCGGGCCGGAAACCGCTACGGCGCCCCCATGTTCGTGGGCACCTCGAACGCCGTCCGTATCAAGACCCTCAAGCAGATCGGCGGTCTGTACGACTCGATCACCGAGGACATGGCGACCGGCTTCGAGATCCACCGCGCCAAGAACCCGGCCACCGGCAGGAAGTGGCGGTCCGTGTACACGCCGGACGTGCTGGCCGTCGGTGAGGGGCCGAGCGCCTGGACGGACTTCTTCACTCAGCAGATGCGCTGGTCGCGCGGTACGTACGAGACGATCCTCAAGCAGTACTGGAAGGGCTGGTACTCGCTCCCGCCGAGCAAGCTCTTCAACTACACGATGATGATCATCTTCTACCCGATGTCGGCCCTCAACTGGATTCTGGCGGCGCTCAGTTGCGCCCTGTTCCTGGGCCTCGGTGCCTCGGGTGTGAACATCGACCCGACGATCTGGCTGATGCTGTACGGCAACGCGTCGGCGCTGCAGATCGGCCTCTACATCTGGAACCGGCGGCACAACGTCTCGCCGCACGAGCCCGAGGGCTCCGGCGGTGTGGCCGGCATGGTGATGTCCGCGCTGTCCGCGCCGCTGTACGCGAAGGCGCTGTTCGACGCGGTGCTGCGCCGCAAGAGCAAGTTCGTCGTCACGCCCAAGGGCGACTCGGCCAGCCCCGACCGCTGGTTCGGGACCTTCAGGTACCACTGGTACTTCATCCTGGTGTTCGCCGGATCGATCGCCGCCGGCTTCGTGTTCGGCCACTCGCACCCGGCGATGATCACCTGGGCCTGCTTCGCCCTGCTGATCACGGCGCTGCCGATGTTCGCCTGGCGGTACATGCTGCGCCAGGACAGGAAGAAGCCGAAGCCGCCCGCCGCCGAGACGTCCGGGCCACCGCAGCAGACGCCGCAGCCTCAGCCGCACGGCGTGCCGCAGCAGAAGCCCACCTGGACCGCCGGCGGGGGCAACGACAAGACCATGCAGATTTCCCTGGGGGGACGTAACAAGTGA
- a CDS encoding FadR/GntR family transcriptional regulator: protein MARDLQERIKKLIIDRRLPSGASLPTEPELMELLGVSRNSVREALKALQAMGIVEIRHGFGTYVGPMSMAPMIEGLTFRTVAGHYRGEDSLLQLLELREAVETGLIARLAGRVPEADLAELDTLVDRMDAEAATDGAVSPGTDRAFHATLYRGLGNPLLGEVMEAFWDAFHRVRTDLVAIPHDPKVTGLQHREIVDAVRSGDPLRAERAIREHFGDIRTRLSTPASNPTGTATGTA from the coding sequence ATGGCGCGCGACCTCCAGGAGCGGATCAAAAAGCTCATCATCGACCGGCGGCTTCCGTCCGGTGCCTCCCTGCCCACCGAGCCCGAGTTGATGGAGCTCCTCGGCGTCAGCCGGAACTCCGTGCGCGAGGCACTCAAGGCCCTCCAGGCGATGGGCATCGTGGAGATCCGGCACGGCTTCGGCACCTACGTCGGACCGATGTCCATGGCCCCCATGATCGAGGGGCTCACCTTCCGCACCGTCGCCGGGCACTACCGCGGCGAGGACAGCCTGCTCCAGCTCCTCGAACTGCGCGAGGCCGTCGAGACCGGCCTCATCGCACGCCTCGCCGGCCGCGTTCCCGAGGCCGACCTGGCCGAACTGGACACCCTCGTCGACCGCATGGACGCCGAGGCCGCCACCGACGGCGCCGTGAGCCCGGGCACCGACCGCGCCTTCCACGCGACGCTCTACCGCGGCCTCGGGAACCCGCTGCTCGGCGAGGTCATGGAGGCGTTCTGGGACGCCTTCCACCGGGTGCGCACCGACCTCGTCGCCATCCCGCACGACCCGAAGGTCACCGGACTCCAGCACCGCGAGATCGTCGACGCGGTGCGCTCCGGCGACCCGCTGCGTGCGGAGCGCGCCATAAGGGAGCACTTCGGCGACATCCGCACCCGGCTGAGCACCCCGGCGAGCAACCCGACGGGCACCGCGACAGGCACCGCATGA